A stretch of the TM7 phylum sp. oral taxon 349 genome encodes the following:
- a CDS encoding NUDIX domain-containing protein — MEYYTGRRINVRAIIYKDGKLLAVKHKHGDNISHYYAVPGGGLDPQESLIDGLARELHEETGIDAVIGNLLFIQQFPSARAGYAEELEFFFAIKNPDNFTNINLENTSHGIKELAVCEFVDPASVTLYPEFLQSIDLADYINNDRPALVIDNLHEIHKN, encoded by the coding sequence ATGGAATACTACACCGGACGGCGCATTAATGTCCGCGCCATCATCTATAAAGATGGTAAACTACTTGCTGTTAAACACAAGCATGGTGACAACATATCACACTATTACGCTGTACCCGGCGGTGGGCTTGATCCGCAAGAATCGCTGATCGACGGATTAGCACGCGAGCTACACGAAGAAACAGGCATAGACGCCGTCATTGGCAATCTATTATTTATCCAGCAATTCCCATCTGCGCGTGCTGGTTACGCCGAAGAGCTAGAATTCTTCTTTGCCATCAAAAACCCTGACAACTTCACCAACATTAACCTTGAGAACACCAGCCACGGTATTAAAGAGCTCGCTGTGTGTGAATTTGTCGATCCTGCTAGCGTCACGCTCTATCCCGAGTTTCTACAGTCAATTGACCTTGCGGATTATATCAATAACGACCGTCCAGCACTTGTTATTGATAATTTGCATGAAATACATAAAAACTAG
- a CDS encoding GNAT family N-acetyltransferase, whose translation MAFGPIMKLTTESGLKLELAPFTREEATTFADGFAHHSVIQYVTNRVQTKETEEEWYDKMIKDRTSRVWGIWVVEDNERRLIGNSALTDMELRKHIRQAVSGSVICDASYWGRGIASACHKARTYFAFEQLGLHRIKSAVLQPNGGSRKALERSGYALVYTERNETFVNGALVHMDCLECLNPTDWAWRQWWGSDRPTQKSLEARKRTEAALEWARENVELV comes from the coding sequence ATGGCATTTGGACCAATCATGAAGTTAACGACCGAATCTGGACTGAAGCTAGAGCTTGCACCGTTTACGCGCGAAGAGGCGACGACGTTTGCGGATGGTTTTGCACATCACTCAGTTATTCAATATGTGACAAACCGCGTGCAGACGAAAGAAACTGAGGAAGAGTGGTATGACAAGATGATTAAGGACAGGACCTCGCGCGTGTGGGGGATCTGGGTGGTTGAAGATAATGAGCGCCGGCTTATCGGCAATAGCGCATTGACGGATATGGAGCTTCGTAAACATATTCGCCAGGCGGTTAGTGGTTCAGTGATCTGTGATGCAAGCTACTGGGGCAGGGGAATCGCGAGTGCGTGCCACAAAGCACGGACATATTTCGCATTTGAGCAATTGGGGCTGCATCGTATAAAATCGGCAGTGCTACAGCCAAATGGTGGCAGCCGAAAAGCACTGGAACGCAGCGGCTACGCGCTTGTCTACACTGAACGCAATGAGACGTTCGTTAATGGCGCGCTCGTCCATATGGACTGTTTAGAGTGTCTTAATCCGACAGACTGGGCATGGCGGCAGTGGTGGGGCAGCGACCGTCCAACTCAAAAAAGCCTGGAGGCGCGCAAGAGAACCGAGGCGGCGTTAGAGTGGGCGCGGGAAAACGTTGAATTAGTATAA
- a CDS encoding GNAT family N-acetyltransferase: MAFGPIMKLTTESGLKLELAPFTREEVLVFIAGFQKQSTNQYNGMLPVTAEMEQEWFDKRSKESNVMLWGVWVVERDKRKLIGYTEINEISPLVPTQRNITQGSTSITLTNNSYWRRGIASAAHYARTWYAFEQLGLVRLRSAVAQENTASRRALDKVGYSHVYVERNFQFIDGHYVHEDMLECLNPADWAWRLWWGDDRPPRKNLQARKKTEAALAWSREHVVLP, translated from the coding sequence ATGGCATTTGGACCAATCATGAAGTTAACGACCGAATCTGGACTGAAGCTAGAGCTTGCACCGTTTACGCGCGAAGAAGTGTTAGTTTTTATCGCAGGGTTTCAAAAACAGAGCACCAACCAATATAATGGCATGCTGCCGGTAACGGCAGAGATGGAGCAAGAGTGGTTTGACAAGAGGTCGAAAGAGAGCAATGTGATGCTGTGGGGCGTCTGGGTTGTTGAGCGTGATAAGAGGAAACTTATTGGCTACACAGAGATAAATGAAATTAGCCCTTTGGTACCAACTCAGCGTAATATTACACAGGGCTCTACGAGTATTACTCTAACTAATAACAGCTACTGGCGTAGAGGTATTGCAAGTGCAGCGCACTATGCTCGTACGTGGTATGCATTTGAGCAACTGGGGCTAGTTAGGCTAAGGTCGGCGGTTGCACAGGAAAACACTGCGAGCAGACGAGCGCTTGATAAAGTAGGATACTCTCATGTATATGTTGAGCGAAATTTTCAGTTTATTGATGGACATTATGTTCATGAAGATATGCTTGAGTGTCTCAACCCGGCGGATTGGGCATGGCGCTTGTGGTGGGGTGATGATCGTCCGCCACGTAAAAATTTACAGGCACGTAAGAAGACGGAAGCGGCGTTGGCGTGGTCGCGTGAGCACGTTGTGCTCCCCTAG
- a CDS encoding metallophosphoesterase: protein MKILAIADTNPQLDYPQFVAEHAIDIVMTLGDLDRSQLIGLERVTTPKIGVYGNHCSGTYMNEFGIVNMHLNVWQWRGVSFGGFQGCVRYKENPDAIMYTQQEARELLAGMPPVDVFLTHCPPRGINDEEELAHQGFDGLRTYIERTPPKLLLHGHTYPAETTMVRQFGLTRIEYVHKYKVIDIDLGEA, encoded by the coding sequence ATGAAGATACTTGCAATCGCTGACACAAATCCTCAACTAGATTACCCGCAGTTTGTTGCTGAACATGCTATAGATATCGTGATGACACTAGGTGATTTGGATCGCTCGCAGCTTATCGGGTTAGAGCGTGTTACTACGCCAAAGATTGGCGTGTATGGCAATCACTGTAGCGGTACGTATATGAATGAGTTTGGGATTGTTAATATGCATCTCAACGTATGGCAATGGCGTGGTGTGTCTTTTGGCGGTTTCCAGGGGTGTGTTCGTTATAAAGAAAATCCTGACGCAATTATGTATACACAGCAAGAAGCACGTGAGCTGCTTGCAGGTATGCCGCCAGTTGACGTGTTCTTAACGCATTGTCCGCCGCGCGGCATCAACGATGAGGAAGAATTGGCGCATCAAGGATTTGACGGCTTGCGTACGTATATAGAGCGTACGCCGCCAAAGTTACTACTGCATGGTCATACGTACCCAGCTGAGACAACAATGGTGCGGCAGTTTGGTTTAACACGGATTGAGTACGTGCATAAATATAAGGTGATAGATATTGATTTAGGCGAAGCGTAA
- a CDS encoding excalibur calcium-binding domain-containing protein, with the protein MLKKRKKTLRSKKNRAEQAAAAAAAAKKTRQQQIQQQRQRQAAVAPAATPAQNQAAGVFFRNCKEARAAGYSNMSRGTPGYREELDRDHDGIACER; encoded by the coding sequence GTGCTGAAAAAGCGAAAAAAGACGCTGAGGAGCAAAAAAAACAGGGCAGAGCAAGCTGCTGCCGCGGCAGCAGCAGCCAAAAAAACTCGCCAACAACAAATTCAACAGCAACGACAGCGCCAAGCTGCTGTAGCTCCAGCAGCTACCCCTGCGCAAAACCAAGCGGCAGGCGTGTTCTTCCGGAACTGTAAAGAAGCACGTGCCGCTGGTTATAGCAATATGAGTCGCGGCACGCCTGGATATCGGGAAGAGCTTGATCGTGACCACGACGGGATTGCGTGCGAGAGATAG